The window TTTTATGAAAACTATTGGGAGTTCCGAGAAGCTCTCGAGCTGCTTGACGCCGACGCCCGGCTGCGGGAGGTCATGGGAGAAAACGGCCGTCGCTACTACGACGCCAACTACACCTGGGACATCGTCGTCGGCAAGTATCAAACCGTCATCCGGAACCTGGAAAGCCGCTAGATCCGTGGACATCCACCAGTTCTCGACGTCCCTGACCTACGGAGACGCCATTTCCGATGAGATCCTGGAGATCCAAAAGGCCCTCCGGTCCCTCGGCCACCGTTCCGAGATCTTCATCCGCTATTTCGACCCGAAAACGGCCGGCCTGGCCCGGGACTTCCGAACCTATCGGGAGTTGAGCTCCCCCGACAACGTGGTCATCTTCCACTTCTCCATCGGATCCCCGGTGTCGAAAATGATCTTCCGGATTCCCGACCGCAAGATCATGATCTACCACAACATCACACCCCACGGATTTTTTCTGGACTATCACCGCATCCTGACCCGGGAATGCTACAAGGGTCGCCTCGAGATCAAGACGTTTGTCGGCAAAGTCGACCTGGCCCTCGGCGACTCCGAGTTCAACCGTGAGGAACTCGAGCGGGCCGGATACGCCCCGACCGGAGTTCTGCCCATTCTGCTCGACTTTTCCCGGTTCGATATTCCCGGAGACCCCGTCGTCCTGGATATGATGTCGGAAAAGAAAACGACCTTTCTCTTCGTCGGCCGCCTGATCCCGAACAAGAGATTCGAAGACATCATCCGGACCTTCCATTTCTACAAGACGATGTTCAATCCCCGCGCCCGCCTCGTCCTGGCCGGTGATTATCGCGGCCTCGAGCGCTATCACGCGGCCCTGCGCGACCTCGTCGAACGGCTGGCGCTTTCGGACGTGCACTTTACGGGACATGTCGAGTTTCCGGAACTCGTCGCCTATTACCGGTCGGCCGACGTCTATCTGAGCATGAGCGAGCACGAGGGGTTCGGGGTTCCCCTCCTCGAGGCCTTCCACCTGGACCTCCCCGTCGTCGCTTTCGCCGCGGGGGCCGTCGAGGAAACGATGAACGGCGGCGGCGTGCTTCTCCGGTCGAAGGACTTTGTGAAGACGGCGGCCCTTCTCGATGAAATCGTCCGGAATGCCGAACTAAGAAACACCCTCCTCAAGGGCCAGCGCGCCGCCCTGGAGAAATACCGAACGGAGAACGTTGCCCGCATTCTCATGGATCACGTCGAAAAGGTGGCCGGCCGGTGAGAATCGACCAGCTCGTTCCCGCCTTTCATCAGGGAGACGCCATCGGCGACTCGGCTCTCCATATGCGGGATGTCTTCCGTTCTCATGGCTTCGAGGCGGACATCTACTGCCTGGATCACGATAAGGAGCTGTCCGGCGAAGCCAGGCTGTTCTCATCATTCCCGCCTCCGGGGCCGAAGGACGCCATTCTTCTTCACTACGCGTTGCCGTCACCCCTCAGCCAGGCCCTGACCCGGCTGAAATCGAGGAAGATTCTCATCCATCACAACATCACGCCCTCTCATTTTTTCAGCCCCTACAGCACCGAAATGGCCCGGATCGCCCACATCGGGCGGCTGGAGCTCGCCTCCCTGATGCCGTTCATCGACCTCGGGCTGGCCGATTCCGAATACAACCGGCGGGAGCTTGTCGAACTCGGCTGCCGGCGGGCCGAGGTTCTGCCTCTTTACGTCGATTTCCGAAAATACGAAAAAACGCATTCCGTTTTTGTCCACGATCTCTACCGGGATGACAGAACGAACATTCTCTTCGTCGGCCGGATCGCGCCCAACAAGAAGATCGAGGACCTCATCCGTCTGACTTTCTATTACAAGAAATACATCTCCCCCCTGGTGCGGCTCATCGTGGTCGGCAAGACGCAGTCCCTGCCCGCCTATTTCGAAAGCTGTGTCCGGATGGCCGACGAGTTCTATCTCAAACCGGAAGAGATCGTCTTCACGGGCCATATCCCGGACGAGGAGATGTCCGCCTTCTACAGGGCCTCCGACGTCTTCCTGTCCATGAGCGAACACGAGGGCTTCTGTCTGCCGCTCATCGAGAGCATGATCTTCGACCTCCCCGTCGTCGCTTACGATTCGACGGCCGTGCCGTTCACCCTTGACGGGGCGGGAGTGCTGTTCAAGAGAAAAAAAATCGACCGGGCGGCCGAGCTCGTGGATCTTGTGGCCCGGGACCCGGAGTTGAGAGAGAAAATTCTGGCCGGGCAGCGCGCCCGCCTGGAGCGGTTCCGGACGGCCGACAGGGAATCCGTTCTTCTCAATTTTGTCGCGGAAGGAGCCTGACCGGTGGGCGCCCGGGTGGCCTTCGTCGTCCAGCGCTACGGCGCCGAAGTCATGGGAGGGTCGGAACTCCACTGCCGCATCGTCGCCGAACGACTGGTCCGGGCCGGACACGCGTGCACGGTCTACACGACCGCGGCCAAAGACTATATCACCTGGAGAAACGAATATCTCGCCGGTGAAACCGTTCTTGACGGCGTGAAAATCAAGAGATATTTGACGGACAAGGAACGGGACATCGCCTCCTTCAACGCTTATTCCGACTGGATCTTTTTCAATCCCCATACGGACGCCGACGAGAGGGAATGGATGGAGAGGCAGGGTCCGTGCTCGCCCCGGTTGATCGAGGCCATCGGCCGGGAAGAGAAGGACCACGATCTCTTCATCTTTTTCACCTACCTCTACTACAACACCTATTGGGGTTTGCGGGCCGTTTCGGGAAGCCCGGCCCTGGTTCCGACCGCCCACGAGGAACCCGCCCTCGGCCTGGAGATGATGAAAGAGGTTTTCGCCCGCCCCGCGGCCTTCATGTTCAACACCGAGCCGGAGAGAGACATGCTGGCCCGGCGTTTTTCCTTCGAGGGCAAGTACCAGGATATCGTCGGAGTGGGCGTGGACATTCCCGAAAATCCCGATGTCCGGGGTTTTCGAGAGAGGCACGGCCTGCAGGGGCCGTTTATTCTCTACGCCGGGCGCATCGAGGCCGGAAAAGGCTGCGCCGAGCTCCTGGAGTATTTCCAGGCCTACAGCCGGGAAAATCCGGACATGACTCTGGTCCTGATCGGAAACCTCCTCATGGAGCTTCCCTCTCATCCCAGGATCCGCTACCTGGGTTTCGTCTCCAGCGAGGAAAAAACCGCGGCGATGGCCGCGGCCTTGGCCACGATCCATCCGTCCCATCTTGAAAGTCTCTGTATGGCCGCGATCGAATCCCTGGCCGTCCGGACACCGATTCTGGTCCAGGAGACGACCCCGCCGCTCATGCAGCACTGCCTCAAGGGCCGAGCCGGCCTGGCCTATGGGAATGCGGGCGAGTTCGCCGTCGCGCTCGACCTTCTGGCGGGAGATACCCGTCTTCGGGAGGTTCTCGGTCGAAACGGCCGGGCTTATGTCGAGGAACATTACACCTGGCCGAAGATCGTCGGCAAATACGAAACCCTGATCCGCCGGCTGTCCGGATTCTCCTGATGCGGAGCCCTGCGCGTGTTTGACTTCGCCGGGGGAGTGTGTTAATAATGGCGCTTGAAGGTAGGGGTTAGGCAATTCAATGGCATATGTGAATGACGCCACCGGCAGCTTGGCCGTCAAGATCGTTTATTACGGTCCGGGACTGAGCGGCAAAACGACCAACCTCCGTTACATCTATTTTAAACTCGATCCCGTTTACCGCGGCGAACTCATCTGTTTCGAAACGGAGAGCGACCGGACCTATTTCTTCGACCTCCTGCCCATCAAGGCCGGACTGGTCGGCCGGTACAAAGTCCACTTCCACCTGATGACCGTCCCCGGCCAGGTGTTTTATGAAGCCTCGAGAAAAAGCGTTCTCAAAGGCGCCGACGGCATCATCTTCGTCGCCGACTCCCAGAGTTCCCTCTTCGACGCCAACCTGGAGAACTTCGACGGCCTCCGGCGCAACTGTCTGGAACAGGGCATCGATCTCAACGACATCCCCATGGTCTTCCAATACAACAAGCGGGACCTTCCCGGTCTGATTCCCGTGGAAACCCTGAACAACCTTCTCAATCCCCGCAGGCAGCCGTTTTTTGAGGCCTCCGCCCTGAACGGTGTCGGGGTTTTCGAGTCGCTCAAGGCCATCGCCCGTGCCTCCCTGCCTCTCATTCGGGAACGCACTCTCGAAGGCGAACAGGATGCAATAACGAAAAAGGACGCCGACACCGGTCTTCTCGATCCGGAACCGTCCGAGGACAGGAAGCCGGCCAAAAAGAAAGGTGAGGATATCGAGTTCGTACCACCCAAGAAAGCCCGGCCTTTCGATCTCAAGAAAATCAAAATCAAGTCCCAGAAGCAGATCGAAGACGAGCTGGATAAACTCTCCCAAGAGTTCACCACCCGGAAAAAATAATCCGATTTTCGCGCCGCCGTGACGAACGAGGCGTCCTTCCGCCGTCTTTTCTATGGACCATGTTATTCCGTGTGGACAGCGCTTCTCTCCTGGGCATTGAAGCCTACCCCGTCGAGGTCGAAGTCGATATCGCTCTCGGCTTCCCCGGATTTGTCACGGTCGGGCTGCCCGACGCCGCGGTCCGCGAGAGCAAGGAGCGCGTCCGGGCGGCTCTCAAAAACTGCGGCTTTGATCTTCCCCCGCGCAAGGTGACGATCAACCTGGCCCCGGCCGATCGGCGGAAGGAGGGCTCGGCCTTCGATCTGCCCATCGCCCTCGGCTTCCTGGCCGATCTCGGCGTCGTCCCTGACGGGTCGCAGTCCGGACGCATCTTTATGGGCGAGCTGGCCATGGACGGCCGTCTCAAACCCGTTAAGGGCGTCCTGTCGGTGGCTCTGATGGCCCGGAAAAGGGGATACAGAGGGCTTGTCGTTCCGAAGAGCAATGAAAGGGAGGCGGCCCTCGTCCCGAAGATCGAAGTCTTCGGGCTCGAAACCCTGGGCCGGGTCGTGGCGCTTCTGAACGGAAGGGAGGACGTCCCGCCCTGTGATCTGAGTTTCGAAGAGCTGGCCGAGCCGCCCTGCTACGATGCCGATTTCCGGGATGTCCGGGGCCAGCATCACGTCAGACGGGCCATGGAACTGGCGGCGGCCGGGGGCCACAACATCCTGATGATCGGGCCGCCGGGAGCCGGAAAGACCATGCTGGCCCGCCGCCTGCCGGGGATTCTCCCGCCCATGACCTTCGAGGAGACGATCGAAGTCACTCAAGTCTACAGCGCCGCGGGTCTCCTTCCGAACGCGGGGGCCATGAGCGTGCGTCCGTTCCGGGCGCCGCACCACACCGTCTCGCATGCCGGGCTCGTCGGCGGAGGCTCCGTGCCCCGGCCCGGGGAGATCAGCCTGGCCCACAACGGGATTCTCTTTCTTGACGAGATGCCGGAGTTCCGAAGAGGCGTTCTGGAGGACCTGAGGCAGCCTCTTGAGGACGGGCGGGTGTCGATCTGCCGTTCGGGGATGTCCGTCCTCTTTCCCTCGGCCTTCATGCTGGTCGCGGCCATGAACCCCTGTGAGGATGTCTTCCAGGACGGCGGGGGCGGAGAGGCCGACTGCACGGAGGCCCAGAGAAGGAAATACTATGCCCGCATCTCGCGGCCGCTTCTCGACAGGATCGACATCCAGGTCGAGGTGCCGCAGGTGAAGTACCGGGAGATTGTTTCGCGTCATGAACCGGAATCTTCGGAGAGAATCCGGGAGCGTGTCTGCCGGACCCGGGAGGTTCAGCTCCGGCGGTTTGCGGGGAAGGGGATTTTCGCGAACGCGCGGATGGGAACACGGGATGTCCGGACATTCTGCGCCGTCGACAGGGAAGGGGAGAAGCTGCTTGAGGCCGCGGTTACGCAGATGGGCTTCAGTGCCCGGGCCTACGACCGCATCCTGAAGGTCGCCCGGACGATCGCCGACCTGGAGGGCGCGGAGAACATCGCGGCCGCTCATATCTCGGAGGCCATTCAATACCGGATGATGGACAGACGCGGATGAAATCCATATGTCGATCGAAGCCAAACTCAGTTATACTCATAGACATGAAAATCAATGAAGTGTTGTATTTGATTCTTGCCGTCTTGATCATCGCGAACGGACTGGGCGCCGAATCGCCCGCCCGCCGGTCGCTGGCCGACGCGCTCGAGGATCCCCGGGTTCAGGCCGCCCTGAGCCGTCTTGACGGGAATGCCGGAAAAATGGCGGCCGATCTGGCTGAAATCGGCGCCATTCCCTCGCCCTCGGGAAGCGAGCATGAGCGGGCTGCGGCCGTTGCCGCGATGATGAGAGAAATCGGCCTTTCCGATGTCCGGGTCGACGAAATCCCGAATGCCGTCGGCCGAATTCCCGGCCGGTCCGGCCGGACTCTGGTCTTCATCTCCACGCTCGACGATCTGGAAACGGTGGCCGAACATCAGCGCCGGGCCGGCGGGCCGCCGCGC of the Acidobacteriota bacterium genome contains:
- a CDS encoding GTPase domain-containing protein, whose protein sequence is MAYVNDATGSLAVKIVYYGPGLSGKTTNLRYIYFKLDPVYRGELICFETESDRTYFFDLLPIKAGLVGRYKVHFHLMTVPGQVFYEASRKSVLKGADGIIFVADSQSSLFDANLENFDGLRRNCLEQGIDLNDIPMVFQYNKRDLPGLIPVETLNNLLNPRRQPFFEASALNGVGVFESLKAIARASLPLIRERTLEGEQDAITKKDADTGLLDPEPSEDRKPAKKKGEDIEFVPPKKARPFDLKKIKIKSQKQIEDELDKLSQEFTTRKK
- a CDS encoding glycosyltransferase family 4 protein, which codes for MDIHQFSTSLTYGDAISDEILEIQKALRSLGHRSEIFIRYFDPKTAGLARDFRTYRELSSPDNVVIFHFSIGSPVSKMIFRIPDRKIMIYHNITPHGFFLDYHRILTRECYKGRLEIKTFVGKVDLALGDSEFNREELERAGYAPTGVLPILLDFSRFDIPGDPVVLDMMSEKKTTFLFVGRLIPNKRFEDIIRTFHFYKTMFNPRARLVLAGDYRGLERYHAALRDLVERLALSDVHFTGHVEFPELVAYYRSADVYLSMSEHEGFGVPLLEAFHLDLPVVAFAAGAVEETMNGGGVLLRSKDFVKTAALLDEIVRNAELRNTLLKGQRAALEKYRTENVARILMDHVEKVAGR
- a CDS encoding glycosyltransferase family 4 protein, giving the protein MRIDQLVPAFHQGDAIGDSALHMRDVFRSHGFEADIYCLDHDKELSGEARLFSSFPPPGPKDAILLHYALPSPLSQALTRLKSRKILIHHNITPSHFFSPYSTEMARIAHIGRLELASLMPFIDLGLADSEYNRRELVELGCRRAEVLPLYVDFRKYEKTHSVFVHDLYRDDRTNILFVGRIAPNKKIEDLIRLTFYYKKYISPLVRLIVVGKTQSLPAYFESCVRMADEFYLKPEEIVFTGHIPDEEMSAFYRASDVFLSMSEHEGFCLPLIESMIFDLPVVAYDSTAVPFTLDGAGVLFKRKKIDRAAELVDLVARDPELREKILAGQRARLERFRTADRESVLLNFVAEGA
- a CDS encoding glycosyltransferase family 4 protein, which encodes MGARVAFVVQRYGAEVMGGSELHCRIVAERLVRAGHACTVYTTAAKDYITWRNEYLAGETVLDGVKIKRYLTDKERDIASFNAYSDWIFFNPHTDADEREWMERQGPCSPRLIEAIGREEKDHDLFIFFTYLYYNTYWGLRAVSGSPALVPTAHEEPALGLEMMKEVFARPAAFMFNTEPERDMLARRFSFEGKYQDIVGVGVDIPENPDVRGFRERHGLQGPFILYAGRIEAGKGCAELLEYFQAYSRENPDMTLVLIGNLLMELPSHPRIRYLGFVSSEEKTAAMAAALATIHPSHLESLCMAAIESLAVRTPILVQETTPPLMQHCLKGRAGLAYGNAGEFAVALDLLAGDTRLREVLGRNGRAYVEEHYTWPKIVGKYETLIRRLSGFS
- a CDS encoding YifB family Mg chelatase-like AAA ATPase, giving the protein MLFRVDSASLLGIEAYPVEVEVDIALGFPGFVTVGLPDAAVRESKERVRAALKNCGFDLPPRKVTINLAPADRRKEGSAFDLPIALGFLADLGVVPDGSQSGRIFMGELAMDGRLKPVKGVLSVALMARKRGYRGLVVPKSNEREAALVPKIEVFGLETLGRVVALLNGREDVPPCDLSFEELAEPPCYDADFRDVRGQHHVRRAMELAAAGGHNILMIGPPGAGKTMLARRLPGILPPMTFEETIEVTQVYSAAGLLPNAGAMSVRPFRAPHHTVSHAGLVGGGSVPRPGEISLAHNGILFLDEMPEFRRGVLEDLRQPLEDGRVSICRSGMSVLFPSAFMLVAAMNPCEDVFQDGGGGEADCTEAQRRKYYARISRPLLDRIDIQVEVPQVKYREIVSRHEPESSERIRERVCRTREVQLRRFAGKGIFANARMGTRDVRTFCAVDREGEKLLEAAVTQMGFSARAYDRILKVARTIADLEGAENIAAAHISEAIQYRMMDRRG